TCTTTAAAGAATGGTAAAATAAGTTTTATCTTACTAATATATTGATGGAGTACTTCAAGTGACAGAATGCGTATGGAGTGAAATCTTATTAGTTTGAATTCTTTAGCACGCTAATTTTATACATGTCCACATGTTAATGAATGTGAATAAGTACATTTTCATCTCGTAAGAGTAGCTTGTAtcttaatgaaaaaaaagaatgagataGGTTGAATGTAGATGTAAGTGTAGGATTCAAGAAACCAAAATGTTGATATGATTGGAGGAGAAAAGCAAAGAAGGATGATGAGGTGATTAGGCATCATGGGGTGGAATCTTCCCCTACCTTTCTTTGCTTTTGGTTTATGCATGTACGTATGTGAttgatgtgtgtgtgaggAAGAGGATTGCACACATGAAGAAAAGGACAAGTGAGGTTCCACATTCCTATTCATATTCCTCTCCCCAATGCCAATTCATCAGCTTTATTTGTTGTATGTCATTTTGCTCTTCTTCTAATCCATTCCTTACCTAACCAAAACCAACTAATTTAGTGGTCAGGTTTCCGATCAACTAACCAATTACACTGCGCACATAAATGTTTGTGGATGAGAATATTGGCAAGCTCACCTAAtgacttatatattttttgagaaagaGGAAAGGACGTAAGCCCACAGCTTCAATCTAttaactttcttttctttcatgaTTCCTTAGGAATTTGCCCATGAGTTGTCCAGTGATGAAGGTCAAGACAGTCTCATTAATTGGACATCACCACCACAAGTATGTGGACTCAGAAGAACGTGTGTTGGGCCGTCCAAACACAAATATGGTCCACAAATTGGGATCTTTCCGTGCACTCCCAACCATTCAAAAGCCCAAATCTACGTGGGTAAGCACATTTTAggagaaatcaagaaacaagCCTTGTTTCTGCACACATGAGCATAAAAAGATCATGACACGTAAAATGACATGCACGAAATCACCAAAATGAACTAATTACACATGTGCACGCATGGTTTCAGTTATTGGGACAAAAAAACTTCCTCtatgcatttttctttctctaacTGTCCAGCTGGCCAAAAATCAAATAGAGCACTGCATGATCACTTATTTTCCAACATCCCCCACGCTGTTGTTATGATCTACAACCCCTTCATTTCGCTGAGAATTCCCTATAATTGAGCTTATGGCCGCAGCCAAAGCCGCAGTGAAATTAGGGTCCGCCGCAATGGCCGCCGTCGCCGCATTCACAATATCCTGGGAACTATCAAGAACCTGAATCCCGGCTCCTGGGCTTAAATGTTGTGGTTGATGACTCGAAAACGGGCTGGGAGCTTGTGGGCTATGGAGGAGTGAATTTGTGGGGATGTTCGCGTTGTTATTTGTAAGATCCAACGTCACAGTAGGAAATGGCGCTGACGCAGATATTGTGGCCAGGTTTTGTGAATAGGGCAGCTGCACGTTTCTTGCCAGCACGTTTGAGTTCTGTAATCCATCCGCACTCGGCATCGGTCCCGAGAGTAGCATTGTTGCGGCGGCAGATGTGGTTGACGCCATCGCCATGGCTGCCGGCGGGAGCGGGTGGTTGTGTCGCCCTTCGTAGGTGGTTATAAGAACTGACCGGTCTTCTGCACACCTTTGCACCTGTCATTTACAATCATATTCTCTAAGAGTTAATGTTAGTACAAGCGAAAACCTCCTCCTAAAATTAGTAACAAATTATACCAATCATCCCTGAAATTATGAACCCTAACTCCCTACTATAAAGCATGATTACATAATCATATGAAATTTTGGGAGCATTATGAAATTCTatcaatttctgaaaaattatatatattggcaACTTAAGCAGTCGTACGATCTCCTGATTATACGAGAAATTTGTAATACAAAATACGATTGCATCATATTGAACTAATGATAGTGATGCAAGAAAAGAGTTGCGATATATAGAATTAAGGATGGAAAAAGCTATACTTGTTTGCGAACGGGACAAGCAACAGCCATGGTACAACGGTAATAAGCACGAGGGCATGGGTTTCCCTTGGCCAATTTTTGCCCGTATTTTCTCCATTGGCATCCATCTGATATCTGCACCACACCATACATATGACGATCGATAAGTAGACCAGATGTAATTGTGAACATAATTAGTGACAAGCTGCAAATgaagaatattaatttcaaaacataAATCTCCTTTTCCAATTGAAGTTACGTATCAGCTGTTGATCAGATTCTCCCAGAACTCAACTAGGAAACAATTATATTGTCAACTGTACTGGTTATTACCaagagaaaataaactttcatGAATGTGAATTTTCTACACGTTGGAGTGGTAATGTTGAAGTTTCGAGTTCCACGGATGtgaaataatgtatatataatatttttatatgtttgttattcttgaatatgtcctctataatttaaaattattgatgtacCTAATTAATCAGCAGTAAAAATAAGGAATTGAATGCCCGTTTCACTTACCATAGTTGCCTCTGAGCGGGCACGAACTGAGACACGGGCTTTCTTCATGGTGGCCTCAGCCGCCTGGTGATCGAGATCCTTTGAAGTATGAGGCTGATCATGAGGCACTTTGTTTATCTGAACTGAGTTAATGCTCTTCTGCAATCGAAGATTGGCCATTGACATTTCCTCCGTGCACAGTGGTGAACTTGAGCACTCCAGCTGCTGCTGAGTTTTGCCAATGTCTTTACCCTCGCGTTGACCGCGATGCTTCAGATTAATCCCGAACCCGTGATTTTCTTCATCTCCCACTTCATTTATCATCTGAAGAACCAACCATGCAAATATTACTATAGATATTCAATCAGTTAACTGAAAAATAGTGTCTTTTTTCGTCGTTCTTTCCGTGAACTGTTAATGTAAGAGTCTGGATCATGACATAATAATCTGATGCGCGCCAACCTTGCGATCGTCTGATTTGATTTCAGCGGATGATCCAGGATTCTGCTGATGATTTGAAAGTGACATGATGTGCATCTTCAAGGAATAATACTTGTCGTTGATTTGATTTAGGATGGCTCTCAACCGTTCATTTTCTGTGTTCATCCGGTCCAGCTCCGCCTTCAGAACTACGAACTgcaaatacatatacatatatcacaaatcccctacatatatatataaataacagtAGTAATTGGTGGTAATGGATTTGAATGATCTTACCTCTGTATCTGAAGTAGTAGTACCCTCTGCTGATCTATTACTATCCATACTCCGGTTCTCACTCATCACATTTGGATTGCTTGTCAAAAGATCTAAACCAgtctacattttttttttttttttttgggttgggggggggggaacaaaagagaaattagaaaaaaaaattaaactgatAATTAATTGTCTGCGAAAGTTAACATGTATGATGCATTCAAAACACATTCatccacaatatatatatatatagagagagagagagagagagagagatacgCTTATATGAAGGAGAAGTTCTTTCCCAGCTGGTTCATcactttctttcttgatttgaaCAGTAGTTGATGAATAATTCCTCTCCTCCGCGGCGAAGAAATCCATTTCACTCAGAACCCTTTTCTCCCCATGATCCACATCTGACAAACCTTGATGATCATCAAAGGAGTTGAGAATCATCATCTCCTGATTAAACCCGTTTTCCATCTGGAATGAATCCTTATTATCACATGCACGCTATATAATACATTCATACAAATTACAATGAATGATCCaccaaagagagaaaaaaaatgatctaaTGTATGAATATGAAGCGATGGAGAGTGTAAACGAGTCttgatatgtgtgtgtgtgtgtgtgtgtgtgtgttgtccTTTGAGTCTTAATATTAGAAAGGGCAgaggaaataaaaacaaaagtaagAGGTAAGAGTTGAGACCAAATGGGAAAAGGATTTCAAAGGAAATTgtaatgaaagaaaattccaaGAATGAATGGGTAGAGTTATAGGATGGGAGTGAGGTCAGACGGTGCGTCAATGTGCGCCCAATCACTCTGACGAAATCTTCTTCCCAATCAAATTTTCTTCactaattctaaaataaaattacatgaacaaatatatatacatgttattatgtaattgattaatattaattattggatcCAATCTGAAAATGAATTGTTTTGTTGGAGTGAATTTGAGTGGTATGCGATTGGGGTGGCGAGTTCCACGTGAGAAGGAAGAGTCAACGGAATTGACGGCCAGGGATTCTCCACATGGGGACTCACCCCACCACTTTGACCGCTTTGTTTTTTACTTGTAAGCTCCCACCACCTTAGCTACACCTACACTACATCCCATCATCTAcctacacacacatatacatatattttatatacttttatttctatttttttaagggTTTGACATAAGATGCATTCTTGTTTTAGTGGTTTTTGAACCCACGTCCAATCAAActaaactatataaataagcaaaaattTGTAGTGTCTAAGGGAAAAGTAAGTTGCCATTCTATTATGATGTTGTCCCCGTGAAGTTCATGATACGGATAGACCAGCAATTAATTCATGAATTAGTTCGGATGTCTATCTCTAGAGTTTGAAATGGGAATAAAGCTAGCCGATGTGATCACTTTGATTTTTACAGTGATCTCGCTCGAAATATACGATTTTGATTGGTTATCTCGATCACGATCACGACCACGTACTCTCTCAAAATCTAGTGATTGAGTTCTGAGGATAAAACACGAACGTGAGGCTCGtcaacaaaattcaatttagaaaAGCCTAAATTCATTCATGTTTGCCACGTTTGAAGAGTTACGAAATCTTAGTGACCGAAATTCTCTAATTgctaaaaattattgaatgatGGGTTAATGTATGCCACCCATATAGCTAGAGTTTTCAAAATGCTACCCCCTAACATACATGACcagtaaatacaatttttagccgaataaatatctattgcgatatttatgttaatgtaatttgtaAATTGTAATACTGTTGAAAGAATATGAGtaactttttgttaaaaacTATGTTCGTAATGTGTCAAACACACTATCATCTGTAATATTGCCATATCCTCATGTCAACCCGTGCttctattttcattaaatttctgAACACgttaaatgatatatttaacTCATTTTTTAATCGTGTCAATTATGTggttttattcatatataactCATATCTAGCAATATATTGATCAATCGTCGAAGctgtcaaaattaattactaattctACAATTGTAGCAGTAGTTGAACCAGATCGAATCCCTAGAGAACTACGAATTAAAAACTCAGTCAAGTTGCGGTAACCAAATAGGTGaagtttgaattaaaaattattactaactAATAGAAACTAAACAGAAAGCATATATAAATTGTGAGAAAGAAATCAATAAGAGAAGAATTCAGACCCCAAGGGAGTGTATCATCCAATCGCTATGTTAATCATTGATCACACAAGGTTAAGTTTACAACGCATTCAACTTTGAAATCTATTAGAATAACGATAATAAATTCCTGTTTTTCTATTGTAATTGACCTGACTCAAGCATCCAACTCAAAACTGAGTATCTCACGACTAGGCACAATAGCGTTTCATATCAATTCAATAGTGGCATGTGCATCAGCGAGAATAGTTGaaccaaatcaaataattgagaTAATTGCAATCATCTAACCTAATTTTCTTGTccctataaataaatcatacgGAGCAAACAATTAATTTGCTTGCTACTTGTAACACTTATTCATGACAATTACGGATTATGGATAGcaatagaataattaatttcaaatcaaattgttggatctatcaaaattaatcattCTACAAGACGTAAATCAACACAAGAAATACTcgatgaaatcaaattaaaaccaagatatcaaaatataacaattgGGTTTAACGTTCTCCTTGAATCAGAAAAGAGGATTAGCTACACCATGTGTGTAGAAAAtcgtaaaaaatataaactaagaagaagaaaaggggaGAGATGACCTAATCTAAGAGAgtgataaaatatgaaattgaatACTAATCTTCAGCCTTCACACTCCTTTTTATAGCAGCAAAATCGTCCTCCCTCTTGCCTTCCAACGTattgtttggaaaaaaaaatgaatcgCAGTAAAAATCTTTCCAGATTAATCTCTCTTACAGACAGCTTTGCCCATTGAATAAGGTGTGATCACGCCCTATCAGATGTTCAAGTCACTTTTCCTCTCATCTTTCCTTAATCACTTTTTGGTTTCATTTGAGGCTTTTTGGCTCTCTTTTCTTCAAACGGGGTTAATATCAATCCTTTATCTAGAAGTTGCACAAttcaattatcaatacaataaattcattcTAAAATACTCAAACTAAGCATGCATTTGAGTGATAAAACACATcctatcataaatatatatatatatagatatagatatatatataatgatttttcaaacttcTATACATTATAACATTCAACATAACCCTAAATTCTAGAAATCAAATTTGTTGGATAACTTTCCAAAGGGGTAAGCCAAATAAgtcaaaaaatagaaagaatcaGGTTCCTGGAACGAGGGGAAAAGTGTAGGGCTGAAGTTGATTATTTCGTCGAACTTTTCTCGTGGatgtcttctttttctttataacaaaaataggAAGTCAGGGGAGAGAATTGCGTCTTCACCATATGTGCTAGTCAACATCCTAATAactgaattattattattgaaaattaatgtataattatgtaaaaataaatacatgggTCAAGACGTACATTTAGTCCCATCAAATATcttgataataattcaaacttgcattataaatataatgatgttcgATATTAACCATTAAGTCATAAGGGTTGATGGTCTACAACATAAAACTGGGTAGCAAGAGCTTATGGCTGAAAAACGTACCTTCATTTGTCTTTAACGAGGCATGAAGGTGGACGAGATTAAAAGTCTAAGACGTTCCATTCAatatgaaagtaattaatagCAACTGTTTAATATTGGCAACTGCCAAATGTTCtgatattttctcattttaaagtctatttttttaactaaataaaaaaacaattaattgcAGTTTAAAGTCATAAGAATAAAGctcaaattttctctttttctttaggTCAATTCTTAACTAAATTAAGAAacgattcttttttttctctataaatTTCAATACGTGAAGCCGACTTGCAATAAGTTGAAATCCAAATATacgaattattaaatttaagttctACTAACAGTACGACTTtgaatccaatttttttatgttatatttaagtatatatgattcttaatatagttttattttaaatttattcacgAACTGTTGACACAtggttattaatattattgttaaaacCTGCTAAGTAGTTATTGTGAAGCAATTCtacaagaataatttattaattgggACATCATAGGGCACATTTTAGTCAAATTTTGCATTGCCcgtcatttttattaatgtgtCAATGATGTCTAACTTGAATGATAAGGTGGAAGTCTCATAATTAATAGATTGTGGGTTTGAATCCTATTGATACgactatataattaaattactttttatagtaatatcttatttctttgcttattttgaatatatttattaatttcgaAAAGTTAAAGTATTAAActagtatttaaatttaatataataaatgatgtAGCAAtgaacaaatttttatttttaaaaaaagtcatTTTTGTTAATGGCCATCAGCTCAttgaataatcaattaatacatgtttaaataaattaattgctGCACCGATATATTAAGACAAGGCAACTAGCACGTAGTTATAGCTGTTGCAGAGTgtaaagtatttattattgttcaaGTGTCAAATTTTGCAGCGCAAAAAGTCAGCTCATTCTCAAACTGGGGAGTAGTATTTCTCCTTGTTCAAATTTTGCAGCGTAAAAGGTCAGCTCAGCCTCAACGTCACGGATACATCCACCCACTTTCAACCCTTCAATACTCTCATCTTCTTCTAGTAAATAAAACACCACCATTCTTTTAGtcttaaaattccaaaattcactgaatccTAAtgttaacttaaaaataaagccCAAATCATATTTCCAATCCATCCTAAATGCATTCAACTCATAAAACACGCCTTTTCACATAAACCCACTTTTTGTAAACGATTGACAGTTAATCTGCTGAAATTCATACTGAgggttgaaatttgaaaaggaTTATGTCGACTTTAGATTAGAGGTCGGACCGCTCTATCCAGTCGCCAGCTTTCCCGCTTCCGTCGACGTCTGAGAAAGTTCTTAGGGGTTTCGAGgatctttttcttgtttttctagAAACTATTTTGAAGAAAGTCAGAACTAgatgaaaaatcaaagaaagtgACATTTCACCCAAGATTACAAGAGTCTTTTAAACTTGGAGTTGGATCACATGAAAaggcaaaaataaaattttacaaattattaattagaagcACCAAGGCACATGTTTTTCTTATTCGTGACCGAAATTTATACCCAAAGAAAAAGCAGGGAACAACCTGGATTACTTCCCGCTCTCCGAATGGATGAACACGAGTTGAATATGACACTTTAATTTCGAATCAAGATCCTGTGGGAAGATAGATCTTCAGTTTCTgcaaattttctgtaaatgcaTAGAAATAAAATCTCATAAGGGCATCAGAATAACAATTTCACAAATCATCAACGACAATGCaaaatttcatgtaatattaaaaacatcTGGGAGATGAgggattaaaaaatttcatacaaTATTAGCACAACAAACTGATGTTGTCATACACAGGCAAATCAAGATCTGCCATTGGTCAAGAACTGGCAGCCCATTCGGGAAGGTGGTGATCTTGATTTTCTCGGCACCATACATAGGTCGAGCACTTCCAAGTGTATTTGGAACTCTGATGCACTAGCAATTCTATCCTTCCACCTCCTGCACTCAGTCTTGACATATTCATCCTGTCACTTATCACATTTTTCATGGATGTTGAAGTTTCACAATTAGACGCGAGTGGCCATCAGCATTGCACGGATTTTGGCCCTCAGATCATCAGGGACATCAGTAATGGTTTCAGAAGGTTGGGATGAAGCCCTCTGGAGGGAACTCACTACATCAATAGAAGTTTCTCTGCTGATATGACCACCTGCAATTCCTCTAGACTCATCTGAGACTCTGTAGCTGATCTCGCCCTCTTCCAACTCATTTCTTTCATCAGATGAtccatttttatgtttatctaTGGAACTACTATTTTCACGATCATCATCTGAAGATGTATCATGCTTACGGTTCCGTCGAGATTCCTTGTCTCTAGAAGAACGCCCACTCTTGTGCCTGTGTTTGTCCCTGCTACGATGCGAGTGATGCTTTTTCCTAGATTTTTTATCTATTCCATGATCATCATGATTGTCTTCCTGCAAATATTGCTTCGATGAACGCCTTTTCCTTGAGTGCTCATGAGAAGAAGAGTGAGAACGATGTTTCTTCCTAGACCGTTTATGATTTCTGTcctctttatatttatcttcaCATTCATCCTCCCGTTGTGAACGATGAGATCGGTGCTTTGATTTATGGCGCTTATGGTCCCTGTCTTCTTCACTACTTTCTCCTTTATCCTCATTTTCCTCAGAAGAAGAATGATGTCGATGCCTTTTCCTATGGTGCTTATGTTTCATTTCCTCTGCACTTTCATCTTCTCCATCATGTCTCCTAGATCTTGATCCAGAATTCCTTCTTGAGCGACTCTCATGctcttttgtattttcatctCCATAATCATCTTCATCAACATCCTCACATCCTCCAGCTCTTGATCGATACTTCCTTTTCGAGAGTCGCTCAGCATGCTCCtcaccaaaataatttttctcacGCTTCTCACCTGTAGCAGGCATATCAAGATCAACAGGAGCCAAGCTGCCTTCTCTGTCTTTGCCATCAAGATTAACCTCACTAGCTGACCTTGAGACTCCGGAGTCTAGAGGTTCTAGTGATGAACCACGTGATGTTCCAGCTTTAAAGGGCACTTCGCCACTTTTCAACATGGCTACAAACAGTTTAGCCCTTTTCAGCCTTTCAGCCTTGAGCTTCTGCTCTTTGGTCAAGTGTGCCTCAGCAGAATCAGCCTCTCCAGCAGCTTCACCAGCAACTGTTCTTGCAATTGCGTTGGTGGCAACTGCAGAAAAATTATGACTTTCACTCTGACCAGACTTTTCAACAGCATTACCTGGTCGGGAAGAAGGAAGGCTGCCTAAAGTTCCAGGCTGTATAACTTCACTGCTATTCACATGAACACCCGGAGAAGTGCTTGAAATTATGtgcaaattagaattttttatgccTCTTGTTGCAGCCTGAAGAATAGCAGCTGCAGCTGCTGCATCTACAGTGATTCCACATTCTTGCTGGGCCCCTTTGGATTCAGTCTCCTGTATGTCCTTCTTTGATTTGCCTATTACCATTTTGAACTTCTCTTTCCTGTCAGATTCCAATGGCATGTCACAAACAGCAGAATCCAATGAAAAATCCTTTTCCTTGAGTACAGAAGCTTTCTTGTCTGTCCTACGTCCTACTAGGTCATCCTTTCCAGGATACAAACTCTTCCCATTTACTCTAGACTGCAAGAGAGATACAAGACATTAATAAAACAGAATTCTTCGACGCATCAAGTAATCTTTATTAACAGGAAACTAAGGAGACCATATCACCGcatagaaaaacaaactaGATTCCTAATTTCCAAAAATCTATGGAAGTTCCATAAGTTCATTTTTGGCCGTTCAGGGTAGGAACAAGTTCATTCAAGATTGGCCCAACCAACAAACAAGTGGAGatcaaaaactatttttaaacaAGATCATGCATATCCTGTCTTCCTAACATGGCCAGTAATTGCGGCCAAAAATGAAACTATTTGCAGTGAcaaaacacaagaaaatggaaaggaGAGACACATTTGATATGGTTTACTCGTCATGGTATTACATAAGGAAAACATACCTCTTGAGTAGTTTGAAGGACTTTTAAGTAGTACGAATGGTACTGGTTGGATgggagaagaaaaggaaatctCCCATGCTTGCTATCTTGCTCAATAAGAGTTGCCTCAAACTGCTTCCCATTTCTcataataaattcaacaatCTTGTCAATCAATCTCTTTAATTCAGGTGGTGGCTCTACAATTAATGGCTCAATCTTTGAAGTCATTCCCATGGTCAAACTCTTTGCTTTATCTGCAGCAGCGGAAACTGAACGAGATTTCTCTTCCATGCCTTTCACAGTTCCAGATTTGGATGCATTGATCAAAGAGTTCTTCTTCACTGTGAGAACCTTCTCTTTATTGGAAAGAATTGGGTTTCTAGACACTGACTCATCCTTCATCATATGGGCCTGGGATTCAATCTTTTTTGAACCGTGAGAAATACTATCAGTGACAGAACTATCCTGGGAGGCATCTCTCTCAGTTTTTACAGTATCATCACCCTCCTCTTCCTCTCCAGACCCATAGACTGACCCAAGCAAAGACAAAGCTCCACCAACACCATTTGAATTATTGGGCTCGCCACCTCCCTTTATCCTCTCATCTTGTGAGTTTCCATCAGATTCAGAATTCAAAAGCTCTGGGTGATCAACAAGAAATCTGAAGTATGCATGAAGATGATGGCCAGGCATCAAGAACCCAAATGTTGGATTGTCTCCCTGTTTCACCCGCAGAATAATCTCTGACTGCCCACCATTTTTGCTGACAAACATGGCAGTCCTTGCAATTATCTGATGCGCCTTCTCAGTAGGaggctgaaaaagaaaaggaaaagtacAAGACCAAAGAAAGAAACTCTTTTAGAAATGAGAAATTCCAACACTTCTAAACAGCAAATCAGAGGCACGGGAGTACAGAGAACTAATGAAGCAAGAGACATTGAGTAAAACTGATTACCGAATAATCATGATGCAACAACCAAAAAAAGGAGCACTATTTAATGTATTGCATAATTTTGCCCCCTTAAACTGATAGtcttcaaaaagaaaatttctacTTTCCTAATCCCACCTGCAACGCCCTTGTCATGACATCAAAAGGAAACAAGGTGCCAGTGTACGGCAACCAATCACAAGTAGTCCATCCCTGCTCCAAGCATCTGAAAACTTGACATGGCGAACCTTAAAATACATATGCACCTTTCACAATTGTTACAGGCCATACTAGGGAATTTGGGTTAGCAAAGTACAAGATATCAAGTTCAGGCAGAAACGTACAAAATCCTTAGATTCAAGAGCACAGGCTTACCAAGCAGTGAAGAAGGTCTCCAGGAATGGGGAACGGAGGGAGAAACCCAGAAGATTCCGCTCCAGCATCAGCATCCCTTTGGTCAGCAGAATCATTGTTTCCATAAGAGAAGGCAACAGCACGATAGCCTAAACTGTCCGGTCGGTGTTCATCATCCTCCACATCTagatataagaaaattttagacAACACTTAGATGGTCCACCAACAACTGGGAAAGAAACCTAAGATTTACGAAACATCAGTTATCCCCATAAAAGACATAAATGAAGTCATGTCTAAAAGGATTATAGAAACCTTACTTGTAACTCGAAGAAGGAAGTCACATTTTACATCCTTCCTGCAAATTTGGAAGATACAGTACAGAAGTATGCTACCGGCACAAACTAGATAGATATTACACCCCTTGTTCATCCTACCCTGTTTTTTTAAAGAGATTTCAGCATAAATATTTCCTGACAACAGCCATAACACCAACCTCCACAAACAAAATCTCTAGCAATTCAAAAAGTTTGCTGAAGCATCTCAGTACATAGCCTCATCTGTTTTGCATTGCCTACAGTAGAAGTCAAAAAGGAACTTTTCATGTGTTTTCTCAAGGAAGAGAAGACAACAAAAAACTTCCTTCAGTTACGGGAGCCTGGCAGTTCAGTGTATAAACAATGTTATCTTAGTCAAGCCTGCCAACAGAAAGGATTGGAAATGCAAAACCAATATTTTCTCTTATACAATGTGCCAAATTTTGTTCTCACATCGGCGGAGCAGTTTGATTCCAgattatttctttcttatcgTTAATTTCCAGATTCTCACACAACAAGAGAAGAATTTTCCGGATTCTCCCNNNNNNNNNNttccccccccccccccaaaagaGAAGacttaaaacaataatattcgTCTCCTTTTTAGCTAAGAAAACTAACAATACAATATTAAGTCAAGAAACTATTAAGCCGAATATCCAAAACCACTAAACTTGACAAGTGGAAAGGTTAAGAAAAGTGATGTATACCTGGTTGATCGGACTGCGACGGGAGGTCAAGATATCTCTCATGATCGAGTTCAGCTTCAAGGGATAAGTCCTCCACGAGGATAGTTTCGGAGTTGCGACTGCG
This genomic window from Sesamum indicum cultivar Zhongzhi No. 13 linkage group LG12, S_indicum_v1.0, whole genome shotgun sequence contains:
- the LOC105174883 gene encoding splicing factor, suppressor of white-apricot homolog isoform X4 codes for the protein MTRALQPPTEKAHQIIARTAMFVSKNGGQSEIILRVKQGDNPTFGFLMPGHHLHAYFRFLVDHPELLNSESDGNSQDERIKGGGEPNNSNGVGGALSLLGSVYGSGEEEEGDDTVKTERDASQDSSVTDSISHGSKKIESQAHMMKDESVSRNPILSNKEKVLTVKKNSLINASKSGTVKGMEEKSRSVSAAADKAKSLTMGMTSKIEPLIVEPPPELKRLIDKIVEFIMRNGKQFEATLIEQDSKHGRFPFLLPSNQYHSYYLKVLQTTQESRVNGKSLYPGKDDLVGRRTDKKASVLKEKDFSLDSAVCDMPLESDRKEKFKMVIGKSKKDIQETESKGAQQECGITVDAAAAAAILQAATRGIKNSNLHIISSTSPGVHVNSSEVIQPGTLGSLPSSRPGNAVEKSGQSESHNFSAVATNAIARTVAGEAAGEADSAEAHLTKEQKLKAERLKRAKLFVAMLKSGEVPFKAGTSRGSSLEPLDSGVSRSASEVNLDGKDREGSLAPVDLDMPATGEKREKNYFGEEHAERLSKRKYRSRAGGCEDVDEDDYGDENTKEHESRSRRNSGSRSRRHDGEDESAEEMKHKHHRKRHRHHSSSEENEDKGESSEEDRDHKRHKSKHRSHRSQREDECEDKYKEDRNHKRSRKKHRSHSSSHEHSRKRRSSKQYLQEDNHDDHGIDKKSRKKHHSHRSRDKHRHKSGRSSRDKESRRNRKHDTSSDDDRENSSSIDKHKNGSSDERNELEEGEISYRVSDESRGIAGGHISRETSIDVVSSLQRASSQPSETITDVPDDLRAKIRAMLMATRV
- the LOC105174883 gene encoding protein SWAP isoform X1 — translated: MDLEVVGRHALLFDDDAMAAFVNSGDALVEWHSLNIDRYDVRHLLSGPPPSRRRSRNSETILVEDLSLEAELDHERYLDLPSQSDQPDVEDDEHRPDSLGYRAVAFSYGNNDSADQRDADAGAESSGFLPPFPIPGDLLHCLPPTEKAHQIIARTAMFVSKNGGQSEIILRVKQGDNPTFGFLMPGHHLHAYFRFLVDHPELLNSESDGNSQDERIKGGGEPNNSNGVGGALSLLGSVYGSGEEEEGDDTVKTERDASQDSSVTDSISHGSKKIESQAHMMKDESVSRNPILSNKEKVLTVKKNSLINASKSGTVKGMEEKSRSVSAAADKAKSLTMGMTSKIEPLIVEPPPELKRLIDKIVEFIMRNGKQFEATLIEQDSKHGRFPFLLPSNQYHSYYLKVLQTTQESRVNGKSLYPGKDDLVGRRTDKKASVLKEKDFSLDSAVCDMPLESDRKEKFKMVIGKSKKDIQETESKGAQQECGITVDAAAAAAILQAATRGIKNSNLHIISSTSPGVHVNSSEVIQPGTLGSLPSSRPGNAVEKSGQSESHNFSAVATNAIARTVAGEAAGEADSAEAHLTKEQKLKAERLKRAKLFVAMLKSGEVPFKAGTSRGSSLEPLDSGVSRSASEVNLDGKDREGSLAPVDLDMPATGEKREKNYFGEEHAERLSKRKYRSRAGGCEDVDEDDYGDENTKEHESRSRRNSGSRSRRHDGEDESAEEMKHKHHRKRHRHHSSSEENEDKGESSEEDRDHKRHKSKHRSHRSQREDECEDKYKEDRNHKRSRKKHRSHSSSHEHSRKRRSSKQYLQEDNHDDHGIDKKSRKKHHSHRSRDKHRHKSGRSSRDKESRRNRKHDTSSDDDRENSSSIDKHKNGSSDERNELEEGEISYRVSDESRGIAGGHISRETSIDVVSSLQRASSQPSETITDVPDDLRAKIRAMLMATRV